AGACCTGCGCGAGGGCGCGTTCGCAACGGGACAGCAGACGCACGAGTTCCTCGCCTTCCTCGGCGTCGAACTCGCTCATGCGGTCCACGTGCCGGTTGCACACCACCATGACGTGACCGGTGGTGTACGGGTACCGGTTGATGATCACAAACCAGCGCGCTCCGCGTTGCAGGATCAGGTTGGCGCGGTCGTCGCTTGCGGCGACGAAGCGGCAGAAGAGACAGCCAGCTTCCGGATCGCTCATCAGGTAGGCCGACCTCCACGGCGCGTACAGCCGATCCATCACGATTGATCCCCGACGAAGCGACGCACGGACTCCAGTTCGTCCGGATTGTTCACGCCCGCCACCTCGCGCGCGTCCTCCACCCGCCAGGCCCCAACCGGGCGGCCCTCATGGTGCAAAAGCCCCACCACGTCGGTCAGGTAGTACTCGTTCTGCGCATTGCGCCGCGTCACGCGCCCCAGCGCGGGAAACAACTCATCCGCCTGGAAACAGAACAGGCCGGAGTTGATTTCGCGGATGGCCCGCTCCGCCTCGGTTGCATCCCG
The Candidatus Krumholzibacteriia bacterium genome window above contains:
- a CDS encoding HIT domain-containing protein; its protein translation is MDRLYAPWRSAYLMSDPEAGCLFCRFVAASDDRANLILQRGARWFVIINRYPYTTGHVMVVCNRHVDRMSEFDAEEGEELVRLLSRCERALAQVYGPDGINVGANLGRSAGAGITGHFHMHLVPRWQGDTNFMSAVGETRVVSEDLNDTYHKLHAALAAL